Sequence from the Torulaspora globosa chromosome 4, complete sequence genome:
CTACGCAAAGAGTATCGAGCTTTGCAAGCTCAGCATCATCCCGACATGTTGTCCAACACGCAGTTGGACGACCAGACGCAAGCTCAGGGCGGAGACCGATCTTCTCTGCTTAACAAGGCGTACCAcactttgaaagatccaTTGCTGAGGTCCCAATACGTGCTGAAAGTTCTCCGTGGGATGGATCTCAGCCAGGAGCAAGTGGCCCAGCAGATTATGCAGAGCGACCCCGGCCTGCTGATGAAAGTGCTGGATACTCATGAGCAACTGGAGGAGGTagagaacgaagaagatgtgCGGGCTATTGAGCAGGAGAACAAGCAGAGAATCAAGAGTATAGAGGCCCGTTTGAAGGACAGTTTTGCCGAGGAACAGTATGAACAAGCCGCACAGCTGACCGTGGAACTAAAGTATTGGGTCAATCTGGCGAAAGCCATCAAAGAATGGGAACCGGGGAAACCAGTCAATTTGACTCATTAGATTACACAATATGTATTTCTATACAATCATCCATTAAAGACACTACCCATATGCCCTTCTTTAGGTCTCGCAACTGCTATGCGTCCGCATCGACAACGCTTGGAATTTCAAACTCACATTTCGCAAACTCCTGCCACTCTTCCTCTGTGCTTGGATACTGCCTTAGCCACTTCATCCTGGGGCCAGAGACTGCCACGTCGTTTATCCTGAAGCCAAACACTTTCAGCTCGTACGCCtctttgctcttcctcTCAACGTActcttccagttccttGAAATGTTTCAAGAACACGCCTGGGAAGCTGGTCCCCCAGAACGCTCCCTCCAGACACAGGTGGCGCGACGACTGAGGCAGATAGAGGTCCTGGCAGCTGGGACAATACAGTCTCACAGTGTGCTTTCCCACCGTGTCGCTCAGTCCGCACGGCAACAGTTGCATCCCGCCGCAGTAATAACGAGGACACGTCCCAAACTCCTTGTGATCGAATTTCTCCGCCATTGCCTGTAATCCCGGCTTGGTAAGAATGTATCGCGCATGGATCAGTCCATATAACTGCTCCGCAGCATGCTCCGCTATGCTTCTATTCACTAGCTGTGTCTTCCCCTCGCCGCCATTCTGCCCTCCAATCTCAGTATCCTCCTCATCGTACTCCTCATCGCTCATGGCCTCCAAGTCCAGAATCAAGTCCAACGCTTTTCTATAGTGAGGAACTTCCTGCGGCAAAGAAGTCATATTAAAGTCGTCCTCGATGAAATCTGTCGGAACCTGGCAGAAGTATTCGTGTCCAAACCTTGTGCAAAACGACGGAATCCATTCATCGTACGTGCCACTGTCATCCTCAGAGGAACCCGCTTGTGATTGACCTTCAATGAATTCTTGCGACATCTGCTAACTCCAATCAGTCTAATCCAGTTCCAATCGATCGATACAACGTCCCAGATCGACTTTCTCTTAAGCTTCTTATCACCTCAAGTATCTCTCTGTAGTGAATAAGTAGCTTAATTTTCTATTAGCAAAAATTTTCCCTTATAGAGAGATAGAAGCACCAAGAGATCGCGGGTTTACGGCCAGTTGTTGCGTGTTGACGGTCCAATTAGCTGGAGGATTCGAGATGTTGTCGGAGAACTGGGTTGTATATCTTTCTCTGTTGTTTGTTGTGGTCAATAAGCTTCTGCAGTACACTACCAGATACCATGAAAAGTGGGCTTCCCACTTTGCCTTACCAAACGTTCGAGCAGCCGGTAGAAGGTACCAGCGCACGCTGTCGGAGCACCAGAAGTTGGTTTCGGTCAACAGGTCGATCTCAGCACAGGATGATTATGCTCGGTGGACCAAGAATAACAGGAAGTTGACactgctggagaaggagttgcagagcttgaagGAGGAATTGGGGAGAGCGAGTGCTCAGAACAAGCAGTTGCTCGGGAGGCTGAGACTACTGAGTTTGACACTGCCATTTTTGGCTTTGAAGCTGTGGAAGGGCAAACATGTGGTGTACTACTTGCCCAGGGCGGAGCTGTTCCCGAAAGTAGTGTCTGGAGTGTGGTCTCAAGGCTGGTTCTACGTTGCGCTGTTGCCGCTGAGATTGCTGAAGAGGCAGTCCATTGGTGCAGCTTCAGTGACAGACGTCGGAGTGTCGCTCGGCATCTGGCTTTGGGCGTTGCAGAGAGTGATCGACACCTTTgagttcttgatcaaacagctgctgTTGGCACCGGTTGTGCTCCATCCACCGTCGTCTGGAGGAAAGGAAAATGGTGCGAAACACGAGATTACAAGCGATAGAATCGA
This genomic interval carries:
- the JAC1 gene encoding J-type chaperone JAC1 (ancestral locus Anc_4.103), which produces MMRIIHQRRFLATFYELFPQTFPKGKPTWNVEQAKLRKEYRALQAQHHPDMLSNTQLDDQTQAQGGDRSSLLNKAYHTLKDPLLRSQYVLKVLRGMDLSQEQVAQQIMQSDPGLLMKVLDTHEQLEEVENEEDVRAIEQENKQRIKSIEARLKDSFAEEQYEQAAQLTVELKYWVNLAKAIKEWEPGKPVNLTH
- the CKB1 gene encoding casein kinase 2 regulatory subunit CKB1 (ancestral locus Anc_4.102); this encodes MSQEFIEGQSQAGSSEDDSGTYDEWIPSFCTRFGHEYFCQVPTDFIEDDFNMTSLPQEVPHYRKALDLILDLEAMSDEEYDEEDTEIGGQNGGEGKTQLVNRSIAEHAAEQLYGLIHARYILTKPGLQAMAEKFDHKEFGTCPRYYCGGMQLLPCGLSDTVGKHTVRLYCPSCQDLYLPQSSRHLCLEGAFWGTSFPGVFLKHFKELEEYVERKSKEAYELKVFGFRINDVAVSGPRMKWLRQYPSTEEEWQEFAKCEFEIPSVVDADA
- the GET1 gene encoding GET complex subunit GET1 (ancestral locus Anc_4.101), with protein sequence MLSENWVVYLSLLFVVVNKLLQYTTRYHEKWASHFALPNVRAAGRRYQRTLSEHQKLVSVNRSISAQDDYARWTKNNRKLTLLEKELQSLKEELGRASAQNKQLLGRLRLLSLTLPFLALKLWKGKHVVYYLPRAELFPKVVSGVWSQGWFYVALLPLRLLKRQSIGAASVTDVGVSLGIWLWALQRVIDTFEFLIKQLLLAPVVLHPPSSGGKENGAKHEITSDRIDLD